The following coding sequences are from one Epinephelus fuscoguttatus linkage group LG7, E.fuscoguttatus.final_Chr_v1 window:
- the fam43b gene encoding protein FAM43B, giving the protein MLPWRRNKFVLVEDEAKSKPKSLGTGLTYHSILSSLLRSCPDLLPDCPFDWVGNIFHTKRQKVELNKEEPVYNVRYLGSVVTITAKGDGCTQEAVAKIWARSNYGDQSVKMRLTVGPQGIRMSADKSGKKKPIHLYSLNRITYCGADPCRPKILAWIYRHQVKNMAVVLRCHAVLVSKSEKAQAIAHSLYQNATSAFSEFKRLKRQSDFRHCQQQLLGEEAVPLMPLRRLLNGQCHYRPPADNPGSATRLCSITEEEEEEEEEDKDEKQEMEEPQEQQEKQVLTTNTDPTQLLSELDIGDIARLEQCQINFVSDSNNNTFTFITSLV; this is encoded by the coding sequence GATGAGGCCAAGAGTAAACCCAAGAGCCTGGGGACCGGGCTGACCTACCactccatcctctcctctcttctgcgCTCCTGTCCGGACTTACTGCCCGACTGCCCCTTCGACTGGGTGGGCAACATCTTCCACACCAAACGTCAGAAGGTGGAACTGAACAAAGAGGAGCCAGTTTACAATGTACGCTACCTGGGGAGTGTGGTCACCATCACGGCAAAGGGAGACGGCTGCACCCAGGAGGCAGTGGCCAAGATCTGGGCGAGGAGCAACTACGGGGACCAGAGTGTCAAGATGAGGTTAACAGTGGGGCCGCAAGGGATCCGCATGAGTGCTGACAAATCGGGGAAAAAGAAACCCATCCATCTTTACTCTCTGAACAGAATCACCTACTGCGGCGCTGACCCGTGCCGGCCCAAGATCCTGGCTTGGATCTACAGGCACCAGGTCAAGAACATGGCCGTGGTGCTCCGGTGTCACGCTGTGCTGGTGAGCAAGTCGGAGAAGGCTCAGGCGATCGCCCACAGCCTCTACCAGAACGCCACCTCCGCCTTCAGCGAGTTCAAGCGGCTGAAGCGTCAGAGCGACTTCCGGCACtgccagcagcagctgctgggcGAGGAAGCAGTGCCCCTGATGCCACTGAGGAGGCTGTTGAACGGGCAGTGCCACTACAGACCGCCTGCCGACAACCCCGGGAGTGCCACCCGCCTCTGCTCcatcacagaggaggaggaagaggaggaggaggaggacaaagaTGAGAAGCAGGAGATGGAGGAAccacaggagcagcaggagaaacaggttttaacaacaaacacagacccGACTCAGTTATTATCCGAGCTGGACATTGGGGATATTGCCAGACTGGAGCAGTGCCAAATCAACTTTGTCAgtgacagcaacaacaacacgtTTACATTTATAACCTCTCTGGTGTGA